In Takifugu flavidus isolate HTHZ2018 chromosome 1, ASM371156v2, whole genome shotgun sequence, the DNA window atttAGTAAAAATAAACTGGCAGGACGGTATGGTTGCTGGGCAACCAGGCCGATATGAACAGTTGCGTAACACGATGGAGGTTATGAAGAGAAGGAATCTACACACTCAAGCACGGACGAGGAGGCAGCTCAAAGTGGCGTCGAACATGACCCTGCCGTCTTTCTCTGTGCTGCACTTGTTTTTGAGGAAATCTAAGATTTCCGCCCTGATCTCCGGGGTGAAGGACTGATGGAAGTCGTCTCTGGCCGTCAGGAAGTTGAGCAGGCGGCGACCTTTCGTGCTGCCCGGGTCGGCGCACTCGGTGACGTCGAAGCAGTTGGGAATGGCGTGCTCCTCAAACTTCAGGCCCAGGCTGTTGAGGGAGGCGATCACCTGCTTGGAGGAGCGGTATTCCTTGATGACCTCGTCGCAGAGCACCCCGCTGTAGGTGGACCAGAGTCTGTCCCAGCCGCTGTCATCTGCCGTCACCACCACACGGCGTTTACACAcagaccagcaccagcaccagcaccagcaccagcaccagcaccagcacgaGCCACATTCAGGTCTCCCGTCTACTCACGTGCTTCAACGATGATCATAAATGTGCCCTTTTTCTTCAGGAGGCCGTGGTAGAACTCGATGGTTTCGGTGAGGGCGTCCACGTAGTAGATCATCTGGAAACGCAGCGGCAAGTTTGGAAGAATCCCGCCTCTCGCGTTCTGGAAAAGCCGAGTCGGAATACCTGAATCGAGTGGATGAAGTCAAACTTCTTCGCGTCCACCTTCGCTTTGACTTGATTGATGTAGCTGTCGCTGTGCATGATGTGCCAGGTGAACGGGACCCCCTGGATGTCGGGGCTCTTTGCCACCAAAGCTGGCAGATAAACAGTCAATGAAATCTACCAGCGTGAAGCTTGAGACACTGGGAAAGGCTTtcagtttgacctttgaacccc includes these proteins:
- the LOC130531564 gene encoding histamine N-methyltransferase A-like; translated protein: MASEEMSCYEGASVQSFQFYLDHSGEHEAMLKCLRDLLPAEFKRISADKQGLDVLGLGSGGGEMDVQILGLLKAACPDLPITVDVVEGSSKLTEGFKALVAKSPDIQGVPFTWHIMHSDSYINQVKAKVDAKKFDFIHSIQMIYYVDALTETIEFYHGLLKKKGTFMIIVEAHDSGWDRLWSTYSGVLCDEVIKEYRSSKQVIASLNSLGLKFEEHAIPNCFDVTECADPGSTKGRRLLNFLTARDDFHQSFTPEIRAEILDFLKNKCSTEKDGRVMFDATLSCLLVRA